In Geminocystis sp. NIES-3708, a single window of DNA contains:
- a CDS encoding photosystem I assembly protein Ycf4 — protein sequence METNNLILRQNITGARRFSNFWWASVVSIGGIGFLLAGLSSYFHTNFLMVSDTSTLPFVPQGIALTFYGVAGTLLALYLWLMVFLNVGGGYNEFDKKKGNVTIFRFGFLGKNRRIELVYNLDDIQAIRAEIKEGLNPKRTLYLRVKPKRDIPLTPVGEPISLSKLENQGAELARFLTVPLEGL from the coding sequence ATGGAAACAAACAATTTAATTTTACGACAAAATATTACTGGAGCAAGACGTTTCAGCAATTTCTGGTGGGCAAGTGTGGTTTCCATTGGTGGTATCGGTTTTTTATTAGCTGGTTTATCTAGTTATTTTCATACTAACTTTCTGATGGTTAGTGATACTTCTACACTTCCATTTGTCCCTCAAGGTATTGCTCTAACTTTTTATGGTGTCGCTGGTACTTTATTAGCCTTATATTTATGGCTGATGGTTTTTCTCAATGTTGGGGGTGGTTATAATGAATTTGATAAGAAAAAAGGTAATGTTACTATTTTTCGTTTCGGATTTCTTGGTAAAAATCGCCGAATTGAGTTAGTTTATAATTTGGATGATATTCAAGCTATTAGGGCAGAAATCAAAGAAGGTTTAAATCCTAAAAGAACTTTATATTTAAGAGTTAAGCCAAAAAGAGATATTCCTTTAACCCCTGTGGGTGAACCTATTTCTCTTTCTAAGTTAGAAAATCAAGGTGCAGAATTAGCTCGTTTTCTCACTGTACCTTTAGAAGGACTTTAA
- a CDS encoding biotin--[acetyl-CoA-carboxylase] ligase — protein MKQINLNLPENFSLLIVKQNTINGYVYETLNSTNSQAWQLIQQNIKPPFFVIAKQQTAGKGQRGNIWSSPLGGLYLSIVLEVRLSIKNMSHLILFSVSGIVTELRKFDIPVQIKWLNDLILDRKKLGGILLEIKTDKEIIKEVVIGIGINYENQIPDNGINLINYCQKTNNFRIKSIENLAEIVTLGIINGYQEYLNLGIDYVIDKYNNLMYNLHEKISIEQVQGKIIGIDSQGNLQVKITSSGASSKISFSAQNYSLSYDKSLENCYQLTEKK, from the coding sequence ATGAAACAAATAAATCTTAATTTACCTGAAAACTTTTCCTTATTAATTGTAAAACAGAATACCATCAATGGTTATGTTTATGAAACTTTAAATTCGACTAATTCTCAAGCATGGCAATTAATACAGCAAAATATTAAACCTCCTTTTTTCGTTATCGCTAAACAACAAACCGCAGGAAAAGGACAACGAGGCAATATTTGGAGTTCCCCTTTAGGAGGATTATATTTAAGTATAGTATTAGAAGTAAGACTATCTATTAAAAATATGTCTCATTTAATATTATTTTCAGTATCTGGTATTGTTACAGAATTAAGAAAATTTGATATTCCAGTACAAATAAAATGGCTTAATGATTTAATTTTAGACAGAAAAAAATTAGGTGGAATTTTGTTGGAAATTAAAACTGATAAAGAGATAATCAAAGAAGTAGTAATCGGAATTGGTATTAACTATGAGAATCAAATTCCAGATAACGGAATTAACTTAATAAACTATTGTCAAAAAACGAATAATTTTAGAATTAAATCCATTGAAAATTTAGCAGAAATAGTAACTTTAGGGATTATTAATGGTTATCAAGAGTATCTAAATTTAGGAATTGATTATGTTATAGATAAATATAATAATTTAATGTATAATCTCCACGAAAAAATATCTATTGAACAAGTACAAGGAAAAATTATAGGCATCGATAGTCAAGGAAATTTACAAGTTAAAATAACCTCATCAGGTGCTAGTAGTAAAATTAGTTTTTCAGCACAAAATTATAGTCTTTCCTACGATAAATCTCTTGAAAACTGTTACCAATTAACAGAGAAAAAATAA
- a CDS encoding GNAT family N-acetyltransferase, translating to MQSSFFGSQNFFASTPAHQKSSDTLVRSADLSDVNEIGDVLTLSFNNFNDLTLWIYPFIKLSVCEDLRNRLKKTDASHFCLVAVNKITPEKQNCKKIKGTVELSFRTEYGWKGKKTYPYIANLAVSKNYRRQGIGSKLLSKCETIAKEHGFKELYLHVLASNQSGKQLYLRNGYTIRQVETDLYSLFVPSKRRLLLAKSI from the coding sequence GTGCAATCATCATTCTTCGGTTCTCAAAATTTTTTTGCCTCGACACCTGCTCATCAAAAATCTTCAGATACATTAGTTCGCTCTGCCGATCTAAGTGATGTAAATGAAATTGGAGATGTTCTAACCCTGAGTTTTAATAATTTTAACGACTTAACCCTATGGATTTATCCTTTTATCAAGCTAAGTGTTTGTGAAGATTTACGTAACCGATTAAAAAAAACCGATGCAAGTCATTTTTGTCTTGTCGCTGTAAATAAGATAACACCTGAAAAACAAAACTGTAAGAAAATAAAGGGTACAGTAGAATTATCATTTCGTACAGAATATGGTTGGAAGGGGAAAAAAACCTATCCTTATATTGCTAATCTGGCGGTGAGTAAAAATTATCGCCGTCAAGGTATCGGTAGTAAACTATTATCTAAATGTGAAACTATCGCCAAAGAGCATGGATTTAAAGAACTTTATCTTCATGTTTTAGCAAGTAACCAAAGTGGAAAACAGTTGTATTTGCGAAACGGTTATACTATTCGGCAAGTAGAAACTGACTTATATAGTTTATTCGTACCTAGTAAGCGTCGTTTACTCTTAGCCAAATCCATTTGA
- a CDS encoding beta-ketoacyl-ACP synthase — MVKVVVTGISLLSCFGNKNATWKGIVEGNSGIKLSQPFNFFPELPLGLINSQPSPIFDLTTQLIKDVCLDGNIFPPLNDIAVVIGSSRGCQSQWESFLSLFSSHNLDQISDFSPHWLNTLPSQPALIVAKYLQTSACVLAPANACATGLVAIAQGYELIKQKKTERVIVGAVETPITPLTIAGFTQMKALSDTGCYPFARKRDGFVLGEGGAMLMLETEEIARNRKAKIYGEILSWGMSCDANTMTSPSSDGKTAMSTIEKCLIRGGLSAKDIDYINAHGTGTILNDQREAKIIEKLFVHNPKVSSNKGAIGHTLGASGAMATVLSLMSLKKQILLPNIGLSNSDFSLNFCRESDDYNLKKMLCFSFGFGGQNAVLAIGN; from the coding sequence ATGGTTAAAGTTGTTGTTACAGGCATTAGTCTTCTTAGTTGTTTTGGCAATAAAAATGCTACTTGGAAAGGGATTGTCGAAGGAAATTCGGGAATTAAATTAAGTCAACCTTTTAATTTTTTTCCTGAATTACCCCTAGGATTAATTAACTCTCAACCTTCTCCTATATTTGATTTGACGACTCAATTAATTAAAGATGTTTGTTTAGACGGAAATATTTTTCCCCCATTAAATGATATTGCGGTAGTTATCGGTTCGAGTCGTGGTTGTCAAAGTCAATGGGAATCGTTTTTATCTTTATTTTCTTCTCACAATTTAGATCAAATTTCTGATTTTTCTCCCCATTGGCTAAATACCTTGCCCTCTCAACCTGCCCTTATTGTCGCTAAATATTTACAAACTTCTGCTTGTGTACTTGCTCCTGCTAATGCTTGTGCTACAGGATTAGTGGCGATCGCTCAAGGATACGAATTAATTAAACAAAAAAAAACTGAAAGAGTAATTGTTGGTGCGGTAGAAACTCCCATTACTCCTTTAACCATAGCAGGATTTACTCAAATGAAAGCATTAAGTGATACTGGATGTTATCCTTTTGCCAGAAAAAGAGATGGATTTGTTTTAGGAGAAGGAGGTGCAATGTTAATGTTAGAAACAGAAGAAATAGCCCGAAATCGTAAAGCTAAAATATATGGTGAAATTCTCTCATGGGGTATGAGTTGTGATGCTAATACCATGACTTCTCCTTCCAGTGATGGTAAAACGGCCATGAGTACCATTGAAAAATGTTTAATACGTGGGGGATTATCTGCAAAAGATATTGATTATATCAACGCTCACGGCACGGGTACAATACTTAACGATCAAAGAGAAGCTAAAATTATTGAGAAACTATTTGTTCATAATCCGAAAGTAAGTTCTAATAAAGGTGCAATAGGTCATACATTAGGTGCTTCTGGTGCTATGGCAACAGTTTTAAGTTTGATGTCTTTAAAAAAACAGATACTATTACCTAATATTGGCTTATCAAATTCCGATTTTTCCCTTAATTTTTGCCGAGAATCTGATGATTATAACCTCAAGAAAATGCTTTGTTTTAGCTTCGGATTTGGCGGACAAAATGCGGTTTTAGCTATCGGAAATTAA
- a CDS encoding ATP synthase F0 subunit B — protein sequence MANNLTPQQQFIPLNSSPEKPPKIEEMGVSMPDEIDRLEDLILNGTRIPFMGKTLIDEDTLINQLDLIRINIPDCLQQATQILQQREQILSEAQNYAQKIVENAQRRAAQLLDESRIVQQAESQAHQIRRQVQQDCENLQRKTINEVEQIRQKIQQEAIKTRQQAILEAEDIQNEADIYADSVLGKLEKDLSDMLRVVHNGRQQVHNQKVAPQPRQQDMTIAKKAS from the coding sequence ATGGCAAATAATTTAACACCTCAACAACAATTTATTCCCCTCAACTCTTCACCAGAAAAACCACCTAAAATAGAAGAAATGGGTGTTAGTATGCCTGATGAAATAGATAGATTAGAAGATTTAATACTCAATGGCACTCGTATTCCTTTTATGGGTAAAACTTTAATTGACGAGGATACATTAATTAATCAACTAGATTTAATTAGAATTAATATTCCTGATTGTTTGCAACAAGCAACGCAAATATTACAGCAAAGAGAGCAAATTCTTTCAGAAGCACAAAATTATGCTCAAAAAATAGTCGAAAATGCTCAAAGAAGAGCGGCACAACTCTTAGATGAATCTCGCATTGTGCAACAAGCAGAAAGTCAAGCTCATCAAATTAGAAGACAAGTACAACAAGACTGCGAAAATTTACAACGGAAAACTATTAATGAAGTAGAGCAAATTAGACAAAAAATTCAACAAGAAGCTATTAAAACTCGACAACAAGCTATTTTAGAAGCAGAAGATATTCAAAACGAAGCGGATATTTATGCTGACTCAGTATTAGGTAAACTAGAAAAAGATTTGAGTGATATGTTAAGAGTTGTACACAATGGTCGTCAACAAGTTCATAATCAAAAAGTTGCACCTCAACCTCGTCAACAGGATATGACGATCGCCAAAAAAGCATCTTAA
- the cutA gene encoding divalent-cation tolerance protein CutA — translation MNDNRFGVILVTIGNKKEAMKMAKKLIEENLAACVNCLPITSVYRWQEKICQDSEWQLIIKTDLQLFCTLENRIKELHSYEVPEIIAIPIIKASQPYLNWIEENVIKS, via the coding sequence ATGAATGATAATCGTTTTGGAGTAATATTAGTCACCATTGGTAATAAAAAAGAAGCAATGAAGATGGCAAAAAAACTTATTGAAGAAAATTTAGCCGCCTGTGTTAATTGTCTGCCAATTACCTCTGTTTATCGTTGGCAAGAAAAAATTTGTCAAGATTCAGAATGGCAGTTGATAATTAAAACGGATTTACAGCTTTTTTGCACGTTAGAAAATAGAATCAAAGAGTTACATTCTTATGAAGTGCCAGAAATTATAGCTATACCCATTATCAAAGCTTCTCAACCTTATCTAAATTGGATTGAAGAAAACGTTATTAAGTCATAA
- a CDS encoding MBL fold metallo-hydrolase yields the protein MIKRQEIFSPPQIAFSCYPFGVGNQTEGVAILLNIGNYRILLDCGLAEIDSLSANNEPPADWVFCSHAHQDHARGLLSLHQKFPDLPIYTSDVTAKLLPLNWLNQKNFSSLSFAQVLPWRSRSNISKKIDITDRNPINLESDLTVELFPAGHLPGATSFLFEYKYNNRIYKIFYTGDFCLSNLQLVEGLSLDSLRGLNPDVLILEGSYGTARHPHRRQQEKYLMERIKSALTDNVNVILPVPTFGLGQELLKLLRSHHEFTGANLDIWVDGDLPTACDLYLELMDYFPANVQNFAKHQPLFWDDKIKPRMRRVENNLPRHQLINSPSIVLTDNINHLEEYCEQSQEKWLVLISEQSKIKHCSIFQRFIANINPKKIILEDYLLAEHSDGKNTTQLIHNLRPQHIIFVHGSPNYLADLTSLEELQNRYQLHSPRVGIMVDLPIGAKFMQPKVTPQSNYEGELNETGAYITITLPEQINKDPRWQNFADTGLVEARWQGEELVLRGLSQRELLQQNSLLRRQLNPESCGNCAYYQDQSCNNKNSPLDGFKVPTDGYCPFFEGIL from the coding sequence ATGATTAAGCGGCAAGAAATTTTTTCCCCTCCGCAAATTGCTTTTTCTTGTTATCCCTTTGGTGTTGGCAATCAAACTGAAGGGGTGGCAATCCTTCTCAATATCGGTAATTACCGTATTTTACTTGATTGTGGTTTAGCGGAAATAGATTCTTTATCTGCAAATAATGAACCTCCTGCTGATTGGGTTTTTTGTAGTCATGCTCATCAAGATCATGCTCGTGGTTTACTGTCTTTACATCAAAAATTTCCTGATTTACCTATTTATACCAGTGATGTCACGGCTAAGTTACTTCCTCTCAATTGGTTAAATCAAAAAAACTTTTCTTCTTTATCTTTTGCTCAAGTTTTACCTTGGCGATCTCGAAGTAATATATCCAAAAAAATAGATATTACTGATAGAAACCCTATTAATTTAGAATCAGATTTAACGGTAGAATTATTTCCCGCAGGACATTTACCCGGTGCAACTTCTTTTTTGTTTGAATATAAATACAATAATCGAATTTATAAAATTTTCTATACAGGGGATTTTTGTTTATCGAATTTACAATTAGTCGAAGGATTGTCTCTTGATAGTTTACGGGGTTTAAATCCTGATGTCTTAATCTTAGAAGGTAGTTATGGCACTGCTCGACATCCCCATCGCCGTCAACAAGAAAAATACTTGATGGAGAGAATTAAATCTGCTTTAACCGATAATGTTAATGTTATCTTGCCTGTGCCTACTTTTGGTTTAGGTCAAGAATTATTAAAATTATTGCGATCACATCATGAGTTTACGGGAGCAAATTTAGATATATGGGTAGATGGAGACTTACCCACAGCTTGTGATTTATATTTAGAGTTAATGGATTATTTTCCTGCTAATGTGCAAAATTTTGCTAAACATCAGCCATTATTTTGGGATGATAAAATTAAACCAAGAATGAGACGAGTAGAAAATAATCTGCCCCGCCATCAATTAATTAATAGCCCAAGTATTGTTTTAACAGATAATATCAATCATTTAGAAGAATATTGTGAGCAAAGTCAAGAAAAATGGTTAGTTTTAATTTCTGAACAGTCAAAAATCAAGCATTGCTCAATATTTCAAAGATTTATAGCCAATATCAACCCTAAAAAAATTATTCTTGAAGATTATTTATTAGCAGAACACAGTGACGGCAAAAATACAACTCAACTTATTCACAATTTGCGTCCCCAGCATATTATATTCGTTCATGGTTCGCCGAATTATTTAGCAGATTTAACTAGCCTAGAAGAATTACAAAATCGTTATCAATTACACTCTCCTAGGGTGGGAATAATGGTTGATTTACCCATCGGGGCAAAATTTATGCAACCGAAAGTAACTCCTCAAAGCAACTATGAAGGGGAATTAAATGAAACAGGAGCATATATTACAATTACTTTACCAGAACAAATCAACAAAGATCCTCGATGGCAAAATTTCGCCGATACAGGATTAGTGGAAGCACGTTGGCAAGGCGAAGAATTAGTTTTAAGGGGATTATCTCAACGAGAATTATTACAACAAAATAGTTTACTGCGTCGTCAATTAAATCCTGAATCTTGTGGTAATTGTGCTTATTATCAAGATCAATCTTGTAATAATAAAAATTCTCCGTTAGATGGTTTTAAAGTGCCGACAGATGGTTATTGTCCTTTCTTTGAAGGGATTTTGTGA
- a CDS encoding peptidylprolyl isomerase, producing MTVMKISNHVNIFLILFFITAISLSGCQQLGANTNTENNSATTQENVNSENPPENSPEITQITQNTMNLPRLEGKATVVMKVNGQSITIEVDGDNAPITAGNFVDLVQKGIYNGLVFHRVVKEPQPFVVQGGDPQGKDPKFPASALGTGGYNDPETKKQRYIPLEIRPQYDETEKDAQIPEIIYSTTIKQPPQLKHDYGVIAMARSQAPDSASSQFYFTLADLPFLDGSYAVFGKVTEGMDVVEKIKQGDRIETAEVITGAENLKQGK from the coding sequence ATGACAGTGATGAAAATTTCTAATCATGTCAATATTTTTTTGATTTTGTTTTTCATAACAGCGATTAGTTTATCTGGATGTCAGCAGTTGGGTGCTAATACAAATACAGAAAATAATTCTGCTACTACCCAAGAAAATGTTAATTCAGAAAATCCTCCTGAAAATTCTCCCGAAATTACTCAAATTACTCAAAATACAATGAATTTACCTCGATTAGAAGGCAAGGCTACGGTTGTAATGAAAGTTAATGGTCAATCTATCACTATTGAGGTTGACGGCGATAATGCACCAATTACGGCGGGTAATTTTGTCGATTTAGTACAAAAAGGCATTTATAATGGTTTAGTATTTCATCGTGTCGTTAAAGAGCCTCAACCCTTTGTTGTACAAGGTGGAGATCCTCAAGGTAAAGATCCTAAATTTCCTGCTTCTGCTTTGGGTACTGGGGGTTATAATGATCCTGAAACTAAAAAACAACGTTATATTCCTTTAGAAATTCGTCCTCAGTATGATGAAACGGAAAAAGACGCACAAATTCCCGAAATTATTTACAGCACAACCATTAAACAACCACCACAGTTGAAACATGATTATGGTGTAATTGCTATGGCTAGATCTCAAGCCCCAGATTCTGCCTCTTCTCAGTTTTATTTTACCTTAGCTGATTTACCTTTCCTTGATGGTAGTTATGCAGTTTTTGGTAAAGTTACTGAAGGTATGGATGTGGTTGAAAAAATTAAACAAGGCGATCGCATTGAAACTGCAGAAGTTATTACTGGTGCTGAAAATCTGAAACAAGGGAAATAA
- a CDS encoding ParA family protein — MGYIISTVNMKGGVGKTTLTVNLATSLAKNFNQKVLVLDLDAQISATLSLLPPHEFGKLRKKRKTLSYLIDNIVQPNPYAKLGIHDLITKSVCGLPKLELLPGDIELYDEYLVSEMLHQQAVNENKIENFESVWNTFERLLIHNILQPVIDDYDFIIIDCAPGYNLLTRSAIAASDFYLLPARPEPLSLVGIQLLERRIKKLKDSHEINNPLSLNLLGIVFILSEAGLFGRYDKYYDQVIRRVKQDFNIDQLFSTDIPMDVNVAKAVDLFMPAVLTSPNSSGSKAFSKLTEEFLGKINTFRANHG, encoded by the coding sequence ATGGGATACATTATCAGTACTGTTAATATGAAAGGAGGCGTAGGTAAAACTACTTTAACAGTTAATTTAGCTACCTCTTTAGCCAAAAATTTTAACCAAAAAGTTTTAGTTTTAGATTTAGATGCACAAATTAGTGCTACTTTAAGTTTGTTACCTCCCCACGAATTTGGTAAATTAAGAAAAAAACGCAAAACTCTTAGTTATTTGATTGATAATATAGTTCAACCTAATCCTTATGCCAAATTAGGAATTCATGATTTAATTACTAAGTCTGTGTGTGGTTTACCAAAGTTAGAATTGTTGCCCGGAGATATTGAGTTATATGATGAATATTTAGTATCAGAAATGCTACATCAACAAGCTGTTAATGAAAATAAAATCGAAAATTTTGAATCAGTTTGGAATACCTTTGAAAGACTTTTAATCCATAATATTTTACAACCTGTTATTGATGATTATGATTTTATCATCATAGATTGTGCCCCCGGATATAATCTTTTAACTCGAAGTGCCATTGCGGCTAGTGATTTTTATTTATTACCAGCACGTCCTGAACCATTATCATTAGTAGGAATACAATTATTAGAAAGACGAATTAAAAAGTTAAAAGATAGTCATGAAATTAATAACCCTTTAAGTTTGAATTTATTGGGTATAGTTTTCATTCTGTCCGAAGCGGGATTATTTGGACGTTATGATAAATATTATGATCAAGTTATTAGACGGGTTAAACAAGATTTTAATATAGATCAGTTATTTTCTACTGATATTCCCATGGATGTTAATGTTGCTAAAGCTGTTGATTTATTTATGCCTGCGGTATTAACTTCCCCTAATTCTAGTGGCTCAAAAGCTTTTAGTAAACTTACGGAAGAATTTTTAGGTAAGATTAACACTTTCCGTGCAAATCATGGTTAG
- a CDS encoding DUF3038 domain-containing protein — protein MLDEQENLIDVEKVNHTPEKIKLIYLGILALGIKIESTVIPVSNSELDLLIEYLAEILQRNDELIRRACSLLEQIETSNEKNYYYGIVKDYLDQFLVLSQSEEFLDINIAVENQSYFALKILTDLLFYSGKSGKRFLKQQLQCL, from the coding sequence ATGTTAGACGAACAAGAGAATTTAATTGATGTCGAAAAAGTTAACCATACTCCTGAAAAAATAAAACTAATTTATTTAGGTATTTTAGCATTAGGTATTAAAATAGAATCAACAGTTATTCCTGTAAGTAATTCAGAATTAGATTTATTAATTGAATATCTTGCTGAAATTTTACAAAGAAACGATGAATTAATTAGAAGAGCTTGTTCTTTATTAGAGCAAATAGAAACTTCTAATGAGAAGAATTATTATTATGGTATAGTAAAAGATTATTTAGATCAATTTTTAGTTTTGTCTCAATCTGAAGAATTTTTAGATATAAATATTGCCGTTGAAAATCAATCTTATTTTGCCTTAAAAATACTAACTGATTTATTGTTTTATAGTGGAAAATCTGGAAAACGTTTCCTTAAACAACAATTACAATGTTTATAA